The sequence TAGAATCTTTGCCAGGTCATTAGTTGTAGACCTTATTATTGTGGTGTATTGGAAGTCATGAGTAGGTTTACACTTTCAACCCACATTAATGATGCTCTCTCTAGATCAAATAGTGGTTGTATCTCATTAGCATGGTGTATTAGAAGTCACAAATGGGTTCACACTTCTGACCCACCTTAGTGACACTTTGACTAGATCAACTAGAAGAACATAATTAATAGGTAGTGTGTGTTTTATTTGTTTAGGGGTTCTTCATCACATTCCATGGCTAAGATGGTGCCAATTTTAAACTATAGTGttcctaaacatgcatattagcATCGATAGTCTATCCGAGGAGGTATTATTATCCCTCAATAAGGGTTTTTCAATCCTTGAATGCTTTAGTTGTGTTTGATGCTACATTGGATTTTTGTTTACATGTCATAatatatggcttttgatccatttATTGTGTTGTGCTCTATTTAAGGTTCATAATTACATATATTACTTTTAATGTGTTTCTATTCACAATTATTATGATTTGTTGATTGTTTCTTTGACTTTTTATTGGTTTTTAGTCTTACCTATCACTCTTTTGAAGAATTACAATTCTTTTTGTAATATTATAAAGTCGTAATGCCCATTATTACATAAAACATGAAGTTGCATAATAAAACcctcaaaaatttaaaatttattaaacaaggggaagagcactagttatGGTGCATGTTCCAATAATCGTTCAAtccttgcacacccaacccccCATTACTGACTTAAAAAAACcaaaagaataaatgaaaaaagtccattaataaatttcacatgtaccaatagtcctCATTTTTTACACTATTGGACCATAATTGGctcatttgtgcacctttattggtactATAGCACACAACTATTGGGGCTTTTGTGCATAAGCATTGGTAATTTTAAGTGCACGGTTATTAAAGCATCTTTAAGCAGGTAttaggtgacactttgaaatgggtactttttgacccttgcgtaCTTAAGAAATTGCACAAAATGCATCACCTAGAAGCCAAAATAAAAGCTATAAACAtgtaagagaaaaaaaaaaattatcaaaattcaatGTATACTTTAGAATTTGTAGATGCATAAAATTAGCTATAATGCCTACTGCTTCCCTTAAgtgattgtaatatttttatatGAAAATTGGTTTATTTCATGTTTCTATATATAATTAGTCTTCGAATCCCTGATCAATTGCCACTAGTAGCTGTCACCAAGGTCCTGCTCTCAACGAGAGGATGCGGGCCTTATTTGGCTTGTCGAATCACGTCATGCTTATTATTGTCCGATTGCGCCTGTCACTTTCTAGTCATAACAAGATATGCACTTTTAAGTAGCAAAGTAACTCTTCTAACTTCATCATGAATGAGTGTGGCAAGGAACAATGTATCATGTATCATGTATCATGTATCATGTATCATGTATCATGTATCATGTATCATGTATCTTTATTTTTGTTAAACCTGGCAGTAAAATGTTTCTTTTCATTTGTATCGAAATCATTAGAAAGTGTTTTTTCTTTTTAAGAATATCGAAGGTTTTTTCTTTTATGATTATCGAAGGTAATAAGCATCTCATAAGAATTTCGAAGTGTTTTTTCTTTTTAAGATTATCGAAGGTAATAAACATCTCATAAGAATTTCGTTGGAGACTTTTTAACTAAGATGCTATTTAATAAAAGAATCAAATAATATATAGGCTATATGTATATACCACAGTATATAACGAGATATACAAGCTAAAAAAATGTAACAGTAGCGGTATAAACGAATCAGGAAAAAAGTGCGCTAACTACCCCCTGTAACACAAACGATTCCAGCCGGGCCGTCGTCTCTTAATAACTGAACAaagaatttaaaaaagaaaatcaaTCTGCAAATCCAGACCATCGCCTCAAAGCTTCACCTTACATTTTCTGCTACTAATATTGACACTGGTATTGGCATCCAGACTATCGACAACAAGATCGCAGCGCACGCGGAAAGTAATCTTCATCGTTTTCAATTTCCCAAACTTGATCTTCACGGGAACATCGGCCTTCAAACGCAGAGGAATGCTTCCCGCCTTCTGCTCTGCAGTCAGCAACGAAACCTTTGCACTCGTGATCTGCACGTTAGTTCCGGTAAGAGAGACGTCTAAATTCGTAGTATTTTTGTGCCCCTGGTAAAACGCTGGTAGTTTGCCCTTAGAGAGCTCAGTGCCGGAGTAGAAAACAGCAAAATAACTGTCATCTAGGTAGTAAATGCCGATCTTTTTGTTCGGATTCCTCGCCCTTACCCCGACCACAAACCGCGACGAAACCGCGGCATCTGTGCCGACGGTAAAGTTAGTGATCTGAATGCtgtcgactgaatatttcggtatcCGGGGCTGGAAAACGGCGTAAAGGATACCGGCGGCTATGGCGATGGCTACAATAAAGGTGAACAGGAGGCAAAATGTCCAGGCCAGGCAGCGGCAGCAGCAGTTGCAGCGTCGCTTGGGACGGCGGGAGTAATATTTCGGGGCAGTTCGTGGAGGAATCGCTTGGTCCTTGGGATACTGGATGTGCACAACTTTGCTAGGGTTTGAGTCAGTTTCTCCTTTTTCTGACACGAAGCTGGACCTCGGCGCTAGAGGAGCGCTCGACTGCGTGCTCTTTTGTGCATATTCGTTTGCCGCTGCCGCCTTCTCTACGTCCTCCGTGGCCGGATAAATCCGCTGTGTATCTGCCATTGCTGTGAAATAATTCTGCTCTTGATTTCTGTTTTAGAAAGGGGTGAGATTCGATGAGTGGTTGAAGTGATGAAGATGAATGGTTATAGAGGCGCGGGCTATGTCGCGACACGGTAAGTGCGATGAGGTGGCCGCGTGATGACAAAACCAAGAAATTGGTGACAGAAAACATGTGTTGGAGGGCACACGAATGACGCGTGAGCCGATGTATTCTCTATTTCTCGGCGACTTCATATAACTGTTTACGAGTTTCTCTTCTGCTTTGAAAGAGCGCGTTTATTGCAGATATTATAGGTAAACACCTGATCATACCCCAATGTTTCAAAGTATTTGATGTTCAAAGTCCCGACTCCCGTTTATTCATTGAAAACACATCTTCAAAATTGTATCATAGCTTTTTACACGGATTGATCGTGTTTGAGACGTAGTTTTTTACACGGATTTATATTTGGTCTGCATAACAAAATCTCCATAAATAAAGTCTTCTCTAAGTGCAAGTACAAGTATTGCTATTTAGGAATGAAATGGATGTATCTCCTTACAAGGTGATTTCTCATCTGTTCTACAGATTGAAGATTTCAACTCTCCAAAACAAATTTATTGGATTGCtgttgaacaattttttttttattccaaCCATAGTTTACTTTTTTATTCAAGAGTCTTCTTAAAAACTTAATATATACTAAGAGGGAATTAAAAGTTCTCGTGAATTAATTGTGttcataattatattttattttatggtattttttttcatttatatagGAAAACTTGTACATATAGTGATGAACATTTAATCACAAACAAGCTTGAAGTCTATAGATTAAGTACTAGAATTCTAGATATGACATATATCTTGAAGAGTAGAGTTAGAATTTATGTCAAGGTTTATGTGGCTATTATTAGATAGGTTCAATCTCACAGTCGATTATAATGACCATGGCTTCtacattgttcaattttaattttcattCCTTCATTCTTCTAGATAGATAATCCATTATGGAatgatataaaatatataaattccTCCTCTTTCATGTCTCACAGGTCAAGGTAGGATTAGTCAAAGTATGATTATATGAATAATATGTTAATAATATTGTATTTATTGCTACTAGCATAATTCACATCCTCCTCCAAGCCTTTTGACAATGTCATGGATCAACGGACATATATACATTCAATAGGTCACCTAATATTATATTTCTTGCATTAGTGAAGTCACTTAGGTAGAGAATTGTTTATTTATGAATGTGTGCATATTTTTATGCTCATTATGGAAATGGTCCAAAATGTTTCAACTATCTTGGATAAATATGTTGGATATGACATGTTAACAAGCTTATTTGTTATCATGTTGTCTTTATTGAGGAATGTGTTACAAGAAACTATTTCATTGGAAATGACAAGGCTACCAAAAGTTAAATGTAGATGTGTAGGGGCATGGAATGCAATCAATTTCCTATATTATAGACTTGAGCTTCTTCAATTTCCCCAGTGTTTCATTGCACATGAAAATTTAGGCATTTAAAAGTCCagttaataaaaaaattgaaagaataaaGAAAATCCTAAATATAGGAAGTTAATCATTAGGTTGTGAATCAAAATGTAATGCCACTTTTCTCCCATAGTTGATTAAATATTAGAAACAAATTTAATAGATTATGTATTAGAGTTAAAATAATTCACAAGATCTAATGTTATTAAAATAGATGTATAAGAACCAATGTAAACTTTACATTTGACAAATTTTAAGAATTCCAAAGTAAATAATTAACATAATAAATTGAATAACACAATCACATAACTCAATCatattatcttcaaatttttatatataatattttcagTTACTTTCAACATCAAAGGTGTCACATCCCATTTTAATTGGCCTCGCTTAATTATTGGATTATTGTAGTAGTTGTTTCAATGAAAGCAATTAGCTAGTAATTTGATTATGTTAAGTATTATTGAAGAATGATTATGTCAATAACTAATTGTGCAAGAGTGGTAGAAAACTGTAATATTGTTTGGGGTTGGAGAGAGAGTATCATCGAGCAAAAGGTTCTAGCCAGAGTGGTAACTTGTTATGATGGACCAACACGCACACATTCACCTAGTCTTATGTCCTTAGGTTGTAAGTATGATAATAGGATTAGGAATTATGAGTTCCAATTTTTGGATAATTATATTAGTTAtgaataatgcataaaaatgaaaatAGTTTAAAATAAATATAGAAAAATTAATAGGTCATAAGCCAACTTAGCACAAATAATTTTAATGTTCCGTCAAAATCCCCAACTAAATGgataatattgaaataaataagtaattaaatattaaataaataatattatattttaataataatactaCTATAGCTAAGAAATAGAATTAATGTTAtcaatgattattattattttatcttaaATACTGTTGTGTTAATATTCTTACTTTATTTTAAAAGcaaaagattgattgatttttaaagTAAAACAAATAATAAAACTAAATAGATGAATTCAAATGGTTCCCTCTCCCACGTGTTTCTTAGTGCTTCCACAAATTTGCATGCATGTGTTTCATGGCAAGAAACTAGAAAAAGCTTATGGGAAACTGGCTGCCAGTTGTATTGCATAAAAATTCTAAGGACTTTTTAATAAGGGGATTATTTTTCTCGGAGGGGGAATGCTATCCAAGAGACATGTTATTTCCTGGACATGAAGCAAGGCAAGGGAAAAGGGAAATATTGGAGTTTATCAAATGATTCCTGAGAATTTCATAGCAACCTCTAGTATGTTAATTGCTGGGAAAGGGTTAGCCAGGCCATACTCTGCCCTTCCAAGAGGTAAGCCCAGTCAAACAAAATACTCAAATTCATATATTGAATTTTGATATGGTTTCTATTATCAGCAACCTATTGTTCAATTCTCATGTCAATATCTAATTAATTTGTTATATACACCTGAGTCTGGGCTCAATAGAAAGATGCAATGCAACGatcttttttagaatttttggaatttATTGCCTGGGATTAATAATTCagtatatttttttcttttctggaCACTGTAAAAACCATACCAATCAGCATTAGTATTTCTTAATGAGCTTTCATAGCTGAAATTCATGGCTTTATCTTGTTCTCAAATTTGAAGATGTATATGTTGTCAAACTTTTGAAATGATATAGTTTTATTTTTCTACTTCATGACATATGTTACACGATTTTGTATAGCCAACTATGCTACTACTTAAGGAGCATATTTAACTATCTAGAATTAAGATAGTCCTGTTGACAAACTGTTGTTTTGAGTGGTTTAATGGGTTGAGTTGCAGAAAAAACTGCTTGCGCGTGTTTGGGTTTTTTGCAAAACAAAGTTATGGGTTTTTCTCTTCGTTACTTCCCCTTTCCAGAACATATTGAAATTCTGAATTTGGCTAAGGGATGTAAAAGTTATGACTACTTCAATGTTATCTTTTGCTCCAATCTGGAAGTTTCAAATTATAGTTTATTTTTGGATTGCAACCATATGGGTTCAAATGATAATTAGTGCTATTAGTTATAcatgagaaaagattaaaatttagGTTATGATCCTTCCACGAGTTTTTGTTTTCATGCTTAATGAGTGATAACCTACAATCAATGACTTACCTTTTGTTAGCTATTCCTCTCTACTAGTTAAAAATCATAGGAACAAAGAGTTAGTTACAAGCTTGCCTTGGGCTGTTGTTTTCTCTATCCTTTAATGTCTAGATATCATAGTGAGATGATTGGGACCTTTTGTGCTGTAAATATTAATTTTTGTGTTGTAAATATTGATCATCATTGATTCACACCTAGGAGTGCATTACTTAGATTGAATTGCATTATCCTCCATATAAATATGTTCAATGGATGAATGCCTTAGATATGTGTTGCATGAGTATAGATGTAACATAGTGAACATAGTGCATTACTTAGATTGAATTGCATTATCCTCCACCATGCATGTTACCACATATTCCTTTGTGATGGGCTGAGTTCTTCGAATGGGGTAGCATGAGGAAGCTTAATGCTTCGAGGTAGGGTGGATATCACCTTGATGATGCTCTCTCTCTTCAACTACAAGTTATAGAAAATGAATTGACAAGGTTTTCTAATACAAATGATGATATACTATTTATCACATGCCTTACTAATTGAGATGTGAGGAGGACTCTCTTACTTGTTTGCCTTTATTTTTTGTTTACAATATTATAACTTGAATTGTTATGAGGAACATGGTTACCATAGGTGTGTATACTTAAGTATGTAGCATATAATGATTGAGTTTTATGGTTATGCTAGATAGAATTGCATTAGTTCTAATGATTGTTGATTCACTTTAtatgttagaaaaaaaaaaaaaattcaaacttttgaCTTTTTTGACACTAGAAAATGTTACTATACTCATTAATTAGCTTATTTTATCTAGTGATTATCAAAGAGGTTGTTACATGTGGTATTTGACTCCTAGATTGGATATGCATTCTTATCATCCTATTCACGAAAATGCATGCTTATTAGTGATTAATTAAGTAGATGTTACAAAAGGTTTCCAATACTTATATGAATTAAAGCACTTGGAATAGTCATTCTCACCCTAAGAAGCTTTTAGTGGTATTGGCTCTCATAACTATGTCACACTTTGGAGAACTTATGTAAAAACATAAAATGTGCATACATGCACCATGCAAAAGTATCAAAGCCCTAGCCAAGACAATTTTGAGTGTACTCAATACCCAAGTTGGACACACTCTATGTGCCCCCTCCTCTAATGTCCATAGCTCACAAAACCACCACCTTCCTTGAGTGATCTCCTTTTCCTTTCCAACTCTCACACAAATTCTTTATGTAACATTTTAAGGGGTGGTTTTCAAATCTTCACATGCTTTCACAAAATTTtcattaaattaataattatttaaatagatAATCATTCCTCCTCTTTTAAAAaagatttttataaatattttttattaatctcttttaaccaaaataacaTGTTATCTTTCTAATTTTTTAATCTCCCTTTTAATTCTAAAGTACTATTTCATAAATTTCTCTCCTCTTAGAAAAACAAAGTCACAAAATATCTATTGTGTTATATTGGTTGGAGCCTCATAATGTAATATATTGCCGTAAAACATCTGTGGTTCTCTCTCTAAGGTTCATAATTACATATATTGTTTTTAATTTGTTTCTATTCATAATTTTTATGatgatttgtttttgattaaggaaaaacaagtttttaagggactagaaaccctttacaagacaggttttagaaggacctgtaacccgaaccgaaagataaaattgaaagtccactcaaagaaacagaacacaatAGAGACTTGGCACaaccaatcaaaagaaggggaacaaaAAATACCCCCACCAAACACCAACACAGGCTGCAAAAAACTGGCAGCCCTAACCCAACTaggaaggatcaagaatttgtcctacccttgtgggatcgaagggtcatatcaaaagaggactaggACAATTtcgattttttacttttaacagtaatccatccctccacaaccctagcagcagccttttgccaagaggatggatCCAGAATAAaggacctcccatcatcaggaGGAATAGAGCCAGCATCCAGAGAGGCAGGAACAACAGAGGTAGGGACAGCAGAAGATCCAGCAGCAATCTGGGATGCGGGAGGGTCATCCATTGAAGAAGAAGAGCCAACATTTTTCAAACAATCAGTCGGGGTGCAAGCATCCACACATTCCTGAGGAACAAAGGCAGCAACTAGAGGCACATCAGCCTGAGGACCTTGTGCCACCActtgggagaagcttttctttttatgATGATTTGTTGATTGttcctttgacttttgtttttTTATTACCCTTTTGAAGAATTACaagtttttttataatattataaaattgtAATACCCATTATTACATAAAATATGAAGCTGcttcactccttgcacacccaacctcccaattactaattttaaagatTAAAAAATTCCATATGTACCAATAACTGcccattttttagtattttttggaccataattgaccTATGTGTAGCTTCATTGGACCCATAACATACTACTAAAACATTTATACATAAATATTGACCATTATAAATACATGATCAGTGATTTACTACTTTCATTTTACTATATGAAGTCTTTTACTATATGAATAGTCTTTGTAGTATATGGTGTGCAGCGTGGCCAAGGTCCCCACTCTCCACCGAAGGATGCGGGCCTTATTTGGCTTTCTTTGTCGAATCACCTCATGCTTATTATATTCGTGTTGTGCCTCAAACTTTTTACTTATAGCAAGATATGCATTTCTAAGCGATCTTCACCAAAGTTACTCTAACTTCATCGAGTGTGGCATGGGCATTGTATCTTTATTTTTGTTAAACCCAGCAGTAAAatgtttcttttcattttgtaCCGAAGTCAATAAAAAGTGTTTTTTCTTTTTAAGCTCATCGAAAGTAAAAAAACATCTGATAAGGAAGAATTTCGTTGGAGTCTTTTTGACTAAGATGCTATTTATTAAAAGAATcaaataatatatatgtatataccacAGTATATAATGAGATATACAAGCTACACAAATGTAACAGTAGCGGTATAAACGAATCAGTAAAAAAGTGCGCTAACTACCCCTGTAACACAAACGACTCCCGCCGGGCTGTCGTCTCTTAATAATTGAacaaagaatttaaaaaaaaaaatcactctgCAAATCCAGACCATCGCCTCAAAGCTTCACCTTACATTTTCTGCTACTAATATTGACACTGGTATTGGCATCCAGACTGTCGACCACAAGATCGCAGCGCACGCGGAAAGTAATCTTCATCGTTTTCAATTTCCCAAACTTGATCTTTACGGGAACATCGGCCTTTAAACGCAGAGGAATGCTTCCCGCCTTCTGCTCTGCACTCAGCAacgaaacctttgcactggtgatCTGCACGTTAGTTCCGGTAAGAGAGACGTCTAAATTCGTAGTATTTTTGTGCCCCTGGTAAAACGCTGGTAGTTTGCCCTTAGAGAGCTCAGTGTCGGAATAGAAAACAGCAATATAACTGTCATCTAAGTAGTAAATGCCGATCTTTTTGTTCGGATTCCTCGCCCTTACCCCGACCACAAACTGCGACGAAACCGCGGCATCTGTGCCGACGGTAAAGTTAGTGATCTGAATGCTGTCGACTGAATATTTAGGTATCCGGGGCTGGAAGACGGCGTAAAGGATACCGGCGGCTATGGCGATGGCTACAATAAAGGTGAAGAGGAGGCAAAATGTCCAGGCAAGGCAGCGGCAGCAGCAGTTGCGGCGGCGCTTGGGAGGGCGGGAATAATTTTTAGGGGCAGTTCGTGGAGGAATCGCTTGGTCCTTGGGATACTGGATGTGCACAACTTTGCTAGGGTTTGAGCCAGGGTCTCCTTTTTCCGACACGAGGCTGGACCTCGGCGCCAGAGGAGCGCTTGACGGCGTGCTCTTTTGTGCATATTCGTGTGCCGTTGCCGCCTTCTCTACGTCCTCGGTGGCCGGATAAATTCGCTGTGTATCTGCCATTGCTGTGAAATAATTCTGCTCTTGATTTCTGTTTCAGAAAGGGGCGAGATTCGATGAGTggtttaaatgatgaagatgaatgCTTATAAAGGCACGGGCTGTGTCACGACGCGCTAAGTGTGATTAGCTGGGCGCGTGATGATAAAGACAAGGATGAAAATTCTGACAAAAAAACGCGTTTGTGTGCACACGAAGGATGCGTGAGACGATGTATTCTCTCTTTCTCGGCAACTTCTTCTGCCTTTTCACATGTTTCTCTTGCAGCTTTGAAAGAGCGCGTTTATTTAGTGTACTATTTTGTTGCTTTGAAGAAGCGCGTTTATTTAGTGTACTATTTTGTTCCGAAAGAGCCCATATATTTTTCTATTGTACTATTTCCGCTCCTTTCTTACCTGGTGCGATTAGTTTTAAATATCCTATAACGTCTCCTTAGGGGAGAGGTTTTCTCTTAAGGGCCCCGTGATTCGAACACGCTTCGCTGTAGATTTTGTCTGTGCCGCAAGATGTTTCTAACATTTGACGATATCGTTCTACCTACTACTGAGCCCACGTGCTTTGTTTTACACGTCATCAGAGGAAAGTTAGGTGATAGGCACAGATGTATTATTACATCAACGGCTATGTACAGACGTAGTCACCAGGGGAACAGCCATCACCAAATCTGTCCAAACGATCATTTTGAGATAGAGCAGACTTATTCCATACGAAAAAAGTTATTCTAAATATATatagatttttttctttttagaCATGGGATTGTTGGTTGGGTAGATTTTAAAAGATTTTTCTAGTTGAATATTGCTATTCTTATGTTTGTGATGTTATTGAAGATTGAAAAGATGATAATAATAATGATGGTTAGTAATTTTTCATACACTTCACACTCTTTTGATATATAGGGCAAATTGGACGAGTCTCGTAGACACTTCACATTCTTTTGATATATAAGGCAAATTGGATGGTCAAGACTCACCTCCTCTTATGTTCTTGATCTCAATGCGGCtcgtctaatttttttttttgttattatgcACTATTGCCCTATTTGAACTTTTTGGGTTACTCTTTCCATCCACCTTTTTTTTGGTGAATGTGTAATAATGGCAATATAAACGCTTTATTCATAAAAAAGtaattattaaataaacataatTAATATGGTAATAAAATATGTGAAaggatatttatttcatttattaaataTATTGATATAAATCATCTTAATTATTCATTTTAATTatgtaataaaatatataatatggaAAGCTTTATGTTTAAAGCATGTGGAtatatttgaaaaattattgtcaaggtgaaatgtatACCAACTTCTATTGGTTTTGGGCAAGAAGTTGAGCTCAAATGACTTAAGACAATTACAAATTGATGGATGCTTTGATTTTTTGAAAAGTTGGGTTCATTCTCTATCCATTTCCTCACATTTATTTATACACATTACATTTTATACACCCCCATATTTGACCATTCATTTCTCATGTACATACCACGATTATCTTACCTTGGGTTTATCCCATTCCCTAACTTGCAAATATAACACTAACATTTAAAAACTTCAAATTTAAAGTTTTCCAATTCCCACCCATTTTATTTTCACCATGAGCCAACTTGGTATGCATTTCACATGATGATTGCTATGTAGTTGCATTTAAAGGAAAACATTGAGACATTAATTCACATTGTAGTGATATCATCAAATCATTCCAGAATCACATTTCCTAGAGTATTCAAGAAGCGTTTATTAGATGAacatttcaattggtgcactaaaaggaATGCCATTTACTTCTAAATCATCTAGAACATTTTCATGCTTGCTTGTTGTATGTTGATTTTAGCATGATTATAAAGTTGGCTCCTTTATGGGGTTGGCTTAGAAAAACTTGCCCAAAGTAATCTAACGAACTCCTTAAGGAATTTTTGAATACTATCAATTGTTAATAAGTAGAAATAAGTTAGAGAATAAATCAAGCTAGAAAGTAGAAGTGTCTAATCAACAAGATAAAATATGTGAGCAATAGGATAGACCTATGCCTACAAAATCAACTAAAATCCACAAAATTAATCTAGAGATGGTGAAAAATTAGCACACAATTTTAGAAAATGAGCACATCTAAGTGACCTATTTTTGTACCaagatagtttaaaaatatatacacCATCAAGTTACATTCCTCGTCAAAGTTCCTCAAGTTGATTACTTAACACCTCTTTGAATATTTAATCTCCTAGATAGATATTTAATCATTTGATTTCAACTCCTATAGTTGTCAAGTAATTGATCTAAGTTGATTATGCTAATGTGCATGCATTTTATTAGATTAGCCTTGATGAAGATTTTATTAGATTAGCCTTGATGAAGCTAGGGATCTAGtttatttttctttacatttttgGCGAACTTGTTCAAGCTTATACTCCATATGTTGTCATTTAATTGTTGTTTAGGGTTTTGGATCTATACTTTTTATTGCATTATC is a genomic window of Cryptomeria japonica chromosome 7, Sugi_1.0, whole genome shotgun sequence containing:
- the LOC131076390 gene encoding NDR1/HIN1-like protein 6, with protein sequence MADTQRIYPATEDVEKAAAANEYAQKSTQSSAPLAPRSSFVSEKGETDSNPSKVVHIQYPKDQAIPPRTAPKYYSRRPKRRCNCCCRCLAWTFCLLFTFIVAIAIAAGILYAVFQPRIPKYSVDSIQITNFTVGTDAAVSSRFVVGVRARNPNKKIGIYYLDDSYFAVFYSGTELSKGKLPAFYQGHKNTTNLDVSLTGTNVQITSAKVSLLTAEQKAGSIPLRLKADVPVKIKFGKLKTMKITFRVRCDLVVDSLDANTSVNISSRKCKVKL
- the LOC131076391 gene encoding NDR1/HIN1-like protein 6, whose amino-acid sequence is MADTQRIYPATEDVEKAATAHEYAQKSTPSSAPLAPRSSLVSEKGDPGSNPSKVVHIQYPKDQAIPPRTAPKNYSRPPKRRRNCCCRCLAWTFCLLFTFIVAIAIAAGILYAVFQPRIPKYSVDSIQITNFTVGTDAAVSSQFVVGVRARNPNKKIGIYYLDDSYIAVFYSDTELSKGKLPAFYQGHKNTTNLDVSLTGTNVQITSAKVSLLSAEQKAGSIPLRLKADVPVKIKFGKLKTMKITFRVRCDLVVDSLDANTSVNISSRKCKVKL